A part of Toxotes jaculatrix isolate fToxJac2 chromosome 24, fToxJac2.pri, whole genome shotgun sequence genomic DNA contains:
- the LOC121178197 gene encoding poliovirus receptor homolog isoform X1: MCGPALPLCLLLWIVGAAVLRTHGEVTASANRTAEAGRPLTLGCNITTGVGHTVRQVRWLNSRDKVLLAYEQGAPIRISHQAPSVQLAAHHSSASSITITKLRPDDEGCYRCIFDVFSKGSQVGKTCIKVTGKVRLAGNKTAISGKSATLSCWYSLPERVQQVLWRKTAEQGDTTTVAYYTKKGHFNVDEHFGGRVSLSRALDDSQLTIQSVRTEDEACYTCEFHTYPDGSRSATACLSVYVLPQPEVSHVTSSSGVTEANCTAQSRPAAEITWNIGGDNRTLGPPISSAYDQGDGTTIVTSTLLFQSGLLSDLSVKCIVHHQGLEKPLTVSLNTNVGPAMVILLSVCGVAAVLLLCLCVCLCKCFICTDD, translated from the exons ATGTGTGGACCTGCCCTCCCCCTGTGTCTGCTGCTCTGGATAGTAGGAGCAGCTGTTCTCAGGACCCATG GTGAAGTTACAGCCTCAGCCAACCGGACCGCAGAGGCAGGTCGCCCCCTCACACTCGGCTGCAACATCACCACGGGCGTAGGTCACACCGTCCGGCAAGTCCGCTGGCTCAACAGCCGCGACAAGGTCCTCCTGGCGTATGAACAGGGAGCACCAATCCGCATCAGCCATCAAGCACCCAGCGTGCAACTCGCCGCCCACCACAGCAGCGCCAGCTCCATCACCATCACGAAGCTGCGGCCTGATGACGAAGGCTGCTACCGCTGCATCTTTGATGTTTTCTCCAAGGGATCGCAAGTAGGCAAGACGTGCATCAAAGTCACTG GTAAAGTGAGGCTGGCGGGCAACAAGACGGCCATAAGCGGGAAGTCGGCCACCCTCTCCTGCTGGTACAGCCTCCCTGAGAGGGTGCAGCAGGTGCTGTGGAGGAAGACGGCCGAGCAGGGCGACACCACCACCGTGGCTTACTACACCAAGAAAGGCCACTTCAACGTAGATGAGCACTTCGGTGGTCGAGTTAGCCTGAGCCGAGCTCTGGACGACAGCCAGCTGACCATCCAGTCAGTCAGGACGGAGGACGAGGCCTGCTACACCTGCGAGTTCCACACGTACCCAGATGGCAGCAGAAGCGCCACCGCCTGCCTCTCTGTCTACG TTTTACCCCAACCAGAGGTGAGCCACGTAACGTCATCTTCAGGGGTCACCGAGGCCAACTGCACCGCCCAGTCCCGCCCTGCCGCAGAGATCACGTGGAACATCGGCGGGGACAACCGAACACTCGGCCCGCCGATTTCATCTGCCTACGATCAGGGCGACGGCACCACGATAGTGACGAGCACGCTCCTCTTCCAGTCAGGGCTGCTCAGTGACCTGTCGGTCAAGTGCATCGTGCACCACCAGGGTTTGGAGAAACCCCTGACGGTGTCCCTCAATACTAATG TGGGTCCGGCCATGGTGATCCTCCTCTCAGTGTGCGGTGTGGCagccgtcctcctcctctgtctgtgtgtgtgtctctgcaagTGCTTCATCTGCACTGACG
- the LOC121178201 gene encoding OX-2 membrane glycoprotein-like isoform X1, whose product MNLYQSEWSFSWMHSVKNHHGGTNTRSRGRDVKPLLFASASHISGYGNTTADYGGEAHYRCAVAIPTGVLQVTWQRLFKDESIENLATYSKRFGQQVNEPYRGKVIFTEASLNSTSITLKNVSWEDESCYICSFNVYPDGSKRKQTCLTVKGISADNAIYAIRSGPEKEDKEVEFSCTATGKPAPTIEWEISPGTTQLDQSQTATVMNSDQTFTTSHNITLQVPPDWNGHVYCLLNKGMRGHRKKEILFSSGSGPPPKKDGLSPPVLAVMITVLLISCCFAVAAVIMRRRGLKPKMKVKYEVEEGLACEQTS is encoded by the exons ATGAACCTTTACCAGTCTGAGTGGAGCTTTTCTTGGATGCATTCTGTCAAAAATCATCATGG AGGAACTAATACTAGGTCAAGAGGGAGGGATGTGAAACCCCTGCTGTTTG cCTCAGCCTCACACATAAGTGGATATGGAAATACGACAGCTGACTATGGCGGGGAGGCGCATTACAGGTGTGCAGTGGCTATCCCAACAG GCGTGCTGCAAGTCACATGGCAGAGGCTTTTTAAAGACGAGTCAATCGAGAACTTGGCAACCTACAGCAAGCGTTTTGGTCAGCAAGTAAATGAGCCTTACCGTGGAAAAGTGATCTTCACAGAAGCGTCCCTCAACTCAACATCCATCACTTTAAAGAATGTATCATGGGAAGATGAAAGCTGCTACATCTGCTCATTCAATGTGTATCCTGATGGGTCCAAAAGAAAGCAGACTTGTCTCACGGTGAAAG GAATATCCGCGGATAACGCAATATATGCTATCAGAAGTGGacctgagaaagaagacaaggaGGTTGAGTTTAGCTGCACTGCTACAGGTAAACCAGCTCCAACCATTGAATGGGAAATTTCACCTGGCACCACTCAACTAGACCAATCACAGACTGCTACAGTAATGAACAGTGACCAAACATTTACCACCAGTCACAATATCACCCTGCAAGTGCCTCCGGACTGGAATGGACATGTGTATTGTCTGCTGAACAAAGGAATGAGGGGACACAGGAAGAAGGAGATCCTTTTTTCTTCAGGTTCTGGTCCTCCTCCGAAGAAGGATG GACTGTCACCACCAGTGCTCGCAGTTATGATTACTGTTCTGCTGATTTCCTGCTGTTTCGCTGTTGCTGCTGTAATAATGAGGAGAAGAGG gTTAAAGcctaaaatgaaagtgaaatatgAAGTTGAGGAAGGTTTGGCCTGTGAACAAACATCTTAG
- the LOC121178197 gene encoding poliovirus receptor homolog isoform X2: MCGPALPLCLLLWIVGAAVLRTHGEVTASANRTAEAGRPLTLGCNITTGVGHTVRQVRWLNSRDKVLLAYEQGAPIRISHQAPSVQLAAHHSSASSITITKLRPDDEGCYRCIFDVFSKGSQVGKTCIKVTGKVRLAGNKTAISGKSATLSCWYSLPERVQQVLWRKTAEQGDTTTVAYYTKKGHFNVDEHFGGRVSLSRALDDSQLTIQSVRTEDEACYTCEFHTYPDGSRSATACLSVYVLPQPEVSHVTSSSGVTEANCTAQSRPAAEITWNIGGDNRTLGPPISSAYDQGDGTTIVTSTLLFQSGLLSDLSVKCIVHHQGLEKPLTVSLNTND, encoded by the exons ATGTGTGGACCTGCCCTCCCCCTGTGTCTGCTGCTCTGGATAGTAGGAGCAGCTGTTCTCAGGACCCATG GTGAAGTTACAGCCTCAGCCAACCGGACCGCAGAGGCAGGTCGCCCCCTCACACTCGGCTGCAACATCACCACGGGCGTAGGTCACACCGTCCGGCAAGTCCGCTGGCTCAACAGCCGCGACAAGGTCCTCCTGGCGTATGAACAGGGAGCACCAATCCGCATCAGCCATCAAGCACCCAGCGTGCAACTCGCCGCCCACCACAGCAGCGCCAGCTCCATCACCATCACGAAGCTGCGGCCTGATGACGAAGGCTGCTACCGCTGCATCTTTGATGTTTTCTCCAAGGGATCGCAAGTAGGCAAGACGTGCATCAAAGTCACTG GTAAAGTGAGGCTGGCGGGCAACAAGACGGCCATAAGCGGGAAGTCGGCCACCCTCTCCTGCTGGTACAGCCTCCCTGAGAGGGTGCAGCAGGTGCTGTGGAGGAAGACGGCCGAGCAGGGCGACACCACCACCGTGGCTTACTACACCAAGAAAGGCCACTTCAACGTAGATGAGCACTTCGGTGGTCGAGTTAGCCTGAGCCGAGCTCTGGACGACAGCCAGCTGACCATCCAGTCAGTCAGGACGGAGGACGAGGCCTGCTACACCTGCGAGTTCCACACGTACCCAGATGGCAGCAGAAGCGCCACCGCCTGCCTCTCTGTCTACG TTTTACCCCAACCAGAGGTGAGCCACGTAACGTCATCTTCAGGGGTCACCGAGGCCAACTGCACCGCCCAGTCCCGCCCTGCCGCAGAGATCACGTGGAACATCGGCGGGGACAACCGAACACTCGGCCCGCCGATTTCATCTGCCTACGATCAGGGCGACGGCACCACGATAGTGACGAGCACGCTCCTCTTCCAGTCAGGGCTGCTCAGTGACCTGTCGGTCAAGTGCATCGTGCACCACCAGGGTTTGGAGAAACCCCTGACGGTGTCCCTCAATACTAATG
- the LOC121178199 gene encoding OX-2 membrane glycoprotein-like isoform X3, translating to MAHRAVVHVLFALGLFHKSRTDLIQTAQTVEAAVGGEACLNCQLTQSKDVLQITWQKVLSSGEKDLATYSERFGPRVNPAFKDKVEIIDSGLKNSSIVIREVTEQDEGCYRCLFNAYPDGALIGRTCLQLYELHEPILHVRESQSVEELVVSCSATGRPAPTVTLSVTQPHLYLSHNNTDIVHDANGTVCVTSTAVLSGFRDNTAQVGCAARVLSGQKEVFLRIPEVKQTSDGLNEESGSDNRHFIVTWSVLLLCGCVAVVIFVCSRINQNQENSLSHRNHEMSEIPQTNNINTPRQSEDTQETDGIRKRTPETNQESNHSASPPSPN from the exons ATGGCACACCGTGCAGTTGTACATGTCCTTTTCGCGCTGGGACTCTTCCATAAAA GTCGAACAGATCTGATCCAGACAGCTCAGACTGTGGAGGCAGCAGTGGGAGGAGAAGCCTGTTTAAACTGTCAACTCACACAATCTAAAGATGTTCTTCAGATCACATGGCAGAAAGTTTTATCCAGTGGAGAGAAGGATCTTGCCACCTACAGCGAACGCTTTGGTCCCAGAGTGAATCCTGCCTTTAAAGATAAAGTGGAGATAATCGATTCTGGACTGAAGAACAGCTCCATAGTTATCAGGGAGGTGACGGAGCAGGATGAAGGCTGCTATCGCTGTCTGTTTAACGCCTACCCTGACGGTGCTCTCATTGGCCGAACCTGCCTCCAACTCTATG agctgcatgaACCCATTCTACATGTTAGAGAATCACAGTCTGTTGAAGAGTTAGTTGTGTCCTGCTCGGCCACAGGACGACCTGCTCCAACAGTAACACTGAGTGTCACACAACCACACCTCTACTTGTCACACAACAACACGGACATTGTCCACGACGCCAACGGTACAGTCTGTGTCACCTCTACAGCTGTGCTGTCAGGTTTCCGTGACAACACTGCACAGGTGGGATGTGCAGCGCGAGTGCTCTCTGGTCAGAAAGAGGTGTTTCTGAGGATTCCTGAGGTCAAACAGACGTCTGATG GTCTTAATGAGGAATCTGGATCTGATAACAGACATTTCA tTGTGACTTGGagtgtgttgctgctctgtGGTTGTGTAGCTGTCGTCATATTTGTCTGCAGTCGTATTAATCAAAATCAGGAGAACAG TCTGTCACACAGGAACCATGAGATGAGTGAGATTCCTCAAACTAACAACATCAATAC gcCTCGACAATCTGAAGACACACAGGAGACTGATGGGATCAGGAAACGGACACCTGAGACAAACCAAGAAAGTAATCACTCAGCGTCTCCACCTTCACCA AATTGA
- the LOC121178199 gene encoding OX-2 membrane glycoprotein-like isoform X1, with protein sequence MAHRAVVHVLFALGLFHKSRTDLIQTAQTVEAAVGGEACLNCQLTQSKDVLQITWQKVLSSGEKDLATYSERFGPRVNPAFKDKVEIIDSGLKNSSIVIREVTEQDEGCYRCLFNAYPDGALIGRTCLQLYELHEPILHVRESQSVEELVVSCSATGRPAPTVTLSVTQPHLYLSHNNTDIVHDANGTVCVTSTAVLSGFRDNTAQVGCAARVLSGQKEVFLRIPEVKQTSDGLNEESGSDNRHFIVTWSVLLLCGCVAVVIFVCSRINQNQENSLSHRNHEMSEIPQTNNINTPRQSEDTQETDGIRKRTPETNQESNHSASPPSPENSQIRRRTPETNQKKQRLGVFTFTSKNT encoded by the exons ATGGCACACCGTGCAGTTGTACATGTCCTTTTCGCGCTGGGACTCTTCCATAAAA GTCGAACAGATCTGATCCAGACAGCTCAGACTGTGGAGGCAGCAGTGGGAGGAGAAGCCTGTTTAAACTGTCAACTCACACAATCTAAAGATGTTCTTCAGATCACATGGCAGAAAGTTTTATCCAGTGGAGAGAAGGATCTTGCCACCTACAGCGAACGCTTTGGTCCCAGAGTGAATCCTGCCTTTAAAGATAAAGTGGAGATAATCGATTCTGGACTGAAGAACAGCTCCATAGTTATCAGGGAGGTGACGGAGCAGGATGAAGGCTGCTATCGCTGTCTGTTTAACGCCTACCCTGACGGTGCTCTCATTGGCCGAACCTGCCTCCAACTCTATG agctgcatgaACCCATTCTACATGTTAGAGAATCACAGTCTGTTGAAGAGTTAGTTGTGTCCTGCTCGGCCACAGGACGACCTGCTCCAACAGTAACACTGAGTGTCACACAACCACACCTCTACTTGTCACACAACAACACGGACATTGTCCACGACGCCAACGGTACAGTCTGTGTCACCTCTACAGCTGTGCTGTCAGGTTTCCGTGACAACACTGCACAGGTGGGATGTGCAGCGCGAGTGCTCTCTGGTCAGAAAGAGGTGTTTCTGAGGATTCCTGAGGTCAAACAGACGTCTGATG GTCTTAATGAGGAATCTGGATCTGATAACAGACATTTCA tTGTGACTTGGagtgtgttgctgctctgtGGTTGTGTAGCTGTCGTCATATTTGTCTGCAGTCGTATTAATCAAAATCAGGAGAACAG TCTGTCACACAGGAACCATGAGATGAGTGAGATTCCTCAAACTAACAACATCAATAC gcCTCGACAATCTGAAGACACACAGGAGACTGATGGGATCAGGAAACGGACACCTGAGACAAACCAAGAAAGTAATCACTCAGCGTCTCCACCTTCACCA gagaacagTCAGATCAGAAGACGGACACCAgagacaaaccaaaaaaagcaaagactcGGCGTCTTCACCTTTACTAGCAAGAACACTTGA
- the LOC121178200 gene encoding OX-2 membrane glycoprotein-like isoform X1 translates to MAHGVAVRLLFVLGVFHKGRTVLIQTAQTVEAAVGGEACLNCQLTQSKDVLQITWQKVLSSGARDLATYSERFGPRVNPDCKDKVEIIDSGLKNSSIVIREVTEQDEGCYRCLFNAYPDGALIGRTCLQLYELHEPILHVRESQSVEELVVSCSATGRPAPSVTLSVTQPHLYFSHNNTDSVHDANGTVSVTSTAVLSGFRDNSAQVGCAARVLSGQKEVFLRIPEVKQTPDDSTATIVSSALISIIMLCLIVAVVIMMLLIRKRSNSLSERDSEKNKTPKKDTDQTKTPLVGQKNEQVRQRSPTNTCPTNVHPEPVVSSPRRLVYI, encoded by the exons atggCTCATGGAGTAGCTGTACGTCTCCTTTTTGTGTTGGGAGTCTTTCACAAAG GTCGAACAGTTCTGATCCAGACAGCTCAGACTGTGGAGGCAGCAGTGGGAGGAGAAGCCTGTTTAAACTGTCAACTCACACAATCTAAAGATGTTCTTCAGATCACATGGCAGAAAGTTTTATCCAGTGGAGCGAGGGATCTTGCCACCTACAGCGAACGCTTTGGTCCCAGAGTGAATCCTGACTGTAAAGATAAAGTGGAGATAATCGATTCTGGACTGAAGAACAGCTCCATAGTTATCAGGGAGGTGACGGAGCAGGATGAAGGCTGCTATCGCTGTCTGTTTAACGCCTACCCTGACGGTGCTCTCATTGGCCGAACCTGCCTCCAACTCTATG agctgcatgaACCCATTCTACATGTTAGAGAATCACAGTCTGTTGAAGAGTTAGTTGTGTCCTGCTCGGCCACAGGACGACCTGCTCCATCAGTAACACTGAGTGTCACACAACCACACCTCTACTTCTCACACAACAACACCGACAGTGTCCACGACGCCAACGGTACAGTCAGTGTCACCTCTACAGCTGTGCTGTCAGGTTTCCGTGACAACAGTGCACAGGTGGGATGTGCAGCGCGAGTGCTCTCTGGTCAGAAAGAGGTGTTTCTGAGGATTCCTGAGGTCAAACAGACGCCTGATG ATTCCACTGCGACCATTGTATCATCAGCGCTCATCAGTATCATCATGCTCTGCCTGATTGTTGCTGTAGTCATCATGATGCTGCTCATACGAAAACGTAGCAACAG TCTGTCAGAGCGGGACTCTGAGAAGAACAAGACGCCAAAGAAAGACACTGACCA GACCAAAACACCTTTGGTCGGGCAGAAGAACGAGCAGGTCAGGCAACGCTCACCTACAAACACATGTCCAACAAACGTCCACCCAGAACCAGTGGTTTCATCACCAAGAAGACTGGTTTACATATAA
- the LOC121178200 gene encoding OX-2 membrane glycoprotein-like isoform X2 codes for MARAVLLLFVWGLFAEGRTVLIQTAQTVEAAVGGEACLNCQLTQSKDVLQITWQKVLSSGARDLATYSERFGPRVNPDCKDKVEIIDSGLKNSSIVIREVTEQDEGCYRCLFNAYPDGALIGRTCLQLYELHEPILHVRESQSVEELVVSCSATGRPAPSVTLSVTQPHLYFSHNNTDSVHDANGTVSVTSTAVLSGFRDNSAQVGCAARVLSGQKEVFLRIPEVKQTPDDSTATIVSSALISIIMLCLIVAVVIMMLLIRKRSNSLSERDSEKNKTPKKDTDQTKTPLVGQKNEQVRQRSPTNTCPTNVHPEPVVSSPRRLVYI; via the exons ATGGCTCGTGCTGTACTGTTGCTTTTTGTGTGGGGACTTTTTGCAGAAG GTCGAACAGTTCTGATCCAGACAGCTCAGACTGTGGAGGCAGCAGTGGGAGGAGAAGCCTGTTTAAACTGTCAACTCACACAATCTAAAGATGTTCTTCAGATCACATGGCAGAAAGTTTTATCCAGTGGAGCGAGGGATCTTGCCACCTACAGCGAACGCTTTGGTCCCAGAGTGAATCCTGACTGTAAAGATAAAGTGGAGATAATCGATTCTGGACTGAAGAACAGCTCCATAGTTATCAGGGAGGTGACGGAGCAGGATGAAGGCTGCTATCGCTGTCTGTTTAACGCCTACCCTGACGGTGCTCTCATTGGCCGAACCTGCCTCCAACTCTATG agctgcatgaACCCATTCTACATGTTAGAGAATCACAGTCTGTTGAAGAGTTAGTTGTGTCCTGCTCGGCCACAGGACGACCTGCTCCATCAGTAACACTGAGTGTCACACAACCACACCTCTACTTCTCACACAACAACACCGACAGTGTCCACGACGCCAACGGTACAGTCAGTGTCACCTCTACAGCTGTGCTGTCAGGTTTCCGTGACAACAGTGCACAGGTGGGATGTGCAGCGCGAGTGCTCTCTGGTCAGAAAGAGGTGTTTCTGAGGATTCCTGAGGTCAAACAGACGCCTGATG ATTCCACTGCGACCATTGTATCATCAGCGCTCATCAGTATCATCATGCTCTGCCTGATTGTTGCTGTAGTCATCATGATGCTGCTCATACGAAAACGTAGCAACAG TCTGTCAGAGCGGGACTCTGAGAAGAACAAGACGCCAAAGAAAGACACTGACCA GACCAAAACACCTTTGGTCGGGCAGAAGAACGAGCAGGTCAGGCAACGCTCACCTACAAACACATGTCCAACAAACGTCCACCCAGAACCAGTGGTTTCATCACCAAGAAGACTGGTTTACATATAA
- the LOC121178203 gene encoding uncharacterized protein LOC121178203 has translation MGRWKLWFVLLLLPISCIDTEETQQQLVKITGKEPYETPVCTNDTHNSIVIIVCAIRTERHWTDNCQLLYRFDQGFENKCDSRFKLMSENQTGVLHLTRLTSEDSGNYTCQCSHALGTHVQSFNITVEGDENDEGSAEISFPFVEIITAVTVFIIITGAILGFTYRKNHHKRQIEPMTRDPNMEPGDVEPYSTFIQRENGLYSVATVHWKT, from the exons ATGGGTCGATGGAAACTGTGGTttgttctgcttctgctgcCAATTTCTTGTATCGACACCGAAG AGACACAACAGCAACTTGTGAAAATCACTGGGAAAGAACCATATGAGACTCCAGTATGCACCAATGATACACACAATAGCATCGTAATTATAGTGTGTGCGATCAGAACAGAGAGACACTGGACAGACAACTGTCAACTACTGTATAGATTTGACCAAGGCTTTGAGAACAAATGTGACTCCAGGTTCAAACTTATGTCAGAGAATCAGACTGGAGTCCTTCATCTGACCAGATTAACATCAGAAGACAGTGGGAACTACACCTGTCAGTGTTCACATGCTTTGGGAACACACGTACAGTCTTTCAACATAACTGTGGAAG GAGATGAAAACGACGAAGGTTCTGCAGAAATATCTTTCCCCTTTGTTGAAATTATAACTGCTGTAACTGTATTCATCATTATAACTGGTGCCATCCTGGGATTTACTTACAGAAAAAATCACCACAA AAGACAAATAGAACCCATGACCAGAGATCCAAACATG gaacCAGGAGACGTTGAGCCGTACAGCACCTtcatacagagagagaatggCCTTTATTCAGTTGCCACAGTCCACTGGAAGACATAA
- the LOC121178201 gene encoding OX-2 membrane glycoprotein-like isoform X2, with product MKILKVFSAVISERKKMLHSLIFTCLLLKASASHISGYGNTTADYGGEAHYRCAVAIPTGVLQVTWQRLFKDESIENLATYSKRFGQQVNEPYRGKVIFTEASLNSTSITLKNVSWEDESCYICSFNVYPDGSKRKQTCLTVKGISADNAIYAIRSGPEKEDKEVEFSCTATGKPAPTIEWEISPGTTQLDQSQTATVMNSDQTFTTSHNITLQVPPDWNGHVYCLLNKGMRGHRKKEILFSSGSGPPPKKDGLSPPVLAVMITVLLISCCFAVAAVIMRRRGLKPKMKVKYEVEEGLACEQTS from the exons ATGAAAAtactgaaagtgttcagtgcAGTGAtatcagagaggaagaaaatgttgCACTCTCTCATTTTTACTTGCTTGCTGCTTAAAG cCTCAGCCTCACACATAAGTGGATATGGAAATACGACAGCTGACTATGGCGGGGAGGCGCATTACAGGTGTGCAGTGGCTATCCCAACAG GCGTGCTGCAAGTCACATGGCAGAGGCTTTTTAAAGACGAGTCAATCGAGAACTTGGCAACCTACAGCAAGCGTTTTGGTCAGCAAGTAAATGAGCCTTACCGTGGAAAAGTGATCTTCACAGAAGCGTCCCTCAACTCAACATCCATCACTTTAAAGAATGTATCATGGGAAGATGAAAGCTGCTACATCTGCTCATTCAATGTGTATCCTGATGGGTCCAAAAGAAAGCAGACTTGTCTCACGGTGAAAG GAATATCCGCGGATAACGCAATATATGCTATCAGAAGTGGacctgagaaagaagacaaggaGGTTGAGTTTAGCTGCACTGCTACAGGTAAACCAGCTCCAACCATTGAATGGGAAATTTCACCTGGCACCACTCAACTAGACCAATCACAGACTGCTACAGTAATGAACAGTGACCAAACATTTACCACCAGTCACAATATCACCCTGCAAGTGCCTCCGGACTGGAATGGACATGTGTATTGTCTGCTGAACAAAGGAATGAGGGGACACAGGAAGAAGGAGATCCTTTTTTCTTCAGGTTCTGGTCCTCCTCCGAAGAAGGATG GACTGTCACCACCAGTGCTCGCAGTTATGATTACTGTTCTGCTGATTTCCTGCTGTTTCGCTGTTGCTGCTGTAATAATGAGGAGAAGAGG gTTAAAGcctaaaatgaaagtgaaatatgAAGTTGAGGAAGGTTTGGCCTGTGAACAAACATCTTAG
- the LOC121178199 gene encoding OX-2 membrane glycoprotein-like isoform X2: protein MAHRAVVHVLFALGLFHKSRTDLIQTAQTVEAAVGGEACLNCQLTQSKDVLQITWQKVLSSGEKDLATYSERFGPRVNPAFKDKVEIIDSGLKNSSIVIREVTEQDEGCYRCLFNAYPDGALIGRTCLQLYELHEPILHVRESQSVEELVVSCSATGRPAPTVTLSVTQPHLYLSHNNTDIVHDANGTVCVTSTAVLSGFRDNTAQVGCAARVLSGQKEVFLRIPEVKQTSDGLNEESGSDNRHFIVTWSVLLLCGCVAVVIFVCSRINQNQENRNHEMSEIPQTNNINTPRQSEDTQETDGIRKRTPETNQESNHSASPPSPENSQIRRRTPETNQKKQRLGVFTFTSKNT from the exons ATGGCACACCGTGCAGTTGTACATGTCCTTTTCGCGCTGGGACTCTTCCATAAAA GTCGAACAGATCTGATCCAGACAGCTCAGACTGTGGAGGCAGCAGTGGGAGGAGAAGCCTGTTTAAACTGTCAACTCACACAATCTAAAGATGTTCTTCAGATCACATGGCAGAAAGTTTTATCCAGTGGAGAGAAGGATCTTGCCACCTACAGCGAACGCTTTGGTCCCAGAGTGAATCCTGCCTTTAAAGATAAAGTGGAGATAATCGATTCTGGACTGAAGAACAGCTCCATAGTTATCAGGGAGGTGACGGAGCAGGATGAAGGCTGCTATCGCTGTCTGTTTAACGCCTACCCTGACGGTGCTCTCATTGGCCGAACCTGCCTCCAACTCTATG agctgcatgaACCCATTCTACATGTTAGAGAATCACAGTCTGTTGAAGAGTTAGTTGTGTCCTGCTCGGCCACAGGACGACCTGCTCCAACAGTAACACTGAGTGTCACACAACCACACCTCTACTTGTCACACAACAACACGGACATTGTCCACGACGCCAACGGTACAGTCTGTGTCACCTCTACAGCTGTGCTGTCAGGTTTCCGTGACAACACTGCACAGGTGGGATGTGCAGCGCGAGTGCTCTCTGGTCAGAAAGAGGTGTTTCTGAGGATTCCTGAGGTCAAACAGACGTCTGATG GTCTTAATGAGGAATCTGGATCTGATAACAGACATTTCA tTGTGACTTGGagtgtgttgctgctctgtGGTTGTGTAGCTGTCGTCATATTTGTCTGCAGTCGTATTAATCAAAATCAGGAGAACAG GAACCATGAGATGAGTGAGATTCCTCAAACTAACAACATCAATAC gcCTCGACAATCTGAAGACACACAGGAGACTGATGGGATCAGGAAACGGACACCTGAGACAAACCAAGAAAGTAATCACTCAGCGTCTCCACCTTCACCA gagaacagTCAGATCAGAAGACGGACACCAgagacaaaccaaaaaaagcaaagactcGGCGTCTTCACCTTTACTAGCAAGAACACTTGA